The following coding sequences are from one Nonlabens arenilitoris window:
- a CDS encoding pseudouridine synthase — translation MGRGNDGARGKGTGRQGGRDSSSSKGGNRRNAGSTDHRGKSQARGNAPTGKPTTRGGKNQVVGTSRTGNPVTKKEYIMRKKSEGSKSKPDDGTIRLNKYISNSGICSRRDADIYIKAGSVTVNGKPVSEMGYRVKLTDEVKFDGQNIQPYKKQYLLLNKPKGFIAPRKGERASKTVLDLMQSAGVANLHYVGRLGRQSVGLMLFTNDLEMANKLNNPNLEMRKIYQVALDRSFKHEDLMQLRNGIAINGEVIEVKEINYVEDGRNNEVGIEIHSGKDNIVQALFEAVKYEIKVLDRVVLGGLTKKDLPRGHYRTLTDQEIINLKMI, via the coding sequence ATGGGAAGAGGTAATGATGGAGCAAGAGGAAAAGGAACTGGTCGCCAAGGCGGCAGAGATTCTTCTAGCTCAAAAGGTGGCAACAGACGAAATGCTGGAAGCACAGACCATAGAGGAAAATCTCAAGCTAGAGGAAATGCACCTACCGGAAAACCAACAACTCGAGGTGGTAAAAATCAAGTAGTAGGAACATCGCGTACAGGTAATCCAGTAACAAAGAAGGAATATATCATGCGTAAAAAATCTGAAGGCTCTAAGTCTAAGCCTGATGATGGAACAATACGATTGAATAAATATATTTCGAACTCTGGAATATGCAGTCGACGTGATGCAGATATATACATTAAAGCTGGTAGTGTAACTGTTAATGGTAAACCTGTATCTGAAATGGGTTATCGTGTTAAATTAACTGATGAAGTAAAATTCGACGGTCAAAATATACAGCCTTATAAAAAACAATATTTACTACTTAATAAACCTAAAGGTTTTATCGCACCGCGTAAAGGAGAACGAGCTAGTAAAACTGTGTTAGACCTGATGCAAAGTGCTGGTGTGGCAAATTTACATTATGTAGGACGTCTAGGAAGACAATCTGTAGGTTTAATGCTATTTACTAATGACTTAGAAATGGCTAACAAACTTAATAATCCTAATCTAGAAATGCGCAAGATTTATCAAGTTGCCCTAGATCGTAGTTTTAAACACGAGGATTTAATGCAATTACGTAATGGTATCGCTATTAATGGAGAAGTTATTGAGGTTAAAGAAATCAATTATGTTGAGGATGGCCGCAATAATGAGGTAGGAATAGAAATACATAGTGGAAAAGACAATATCGTACAGGCTCTTTTTGAAGCCGTTAAATATGAGATTAAAGTTTTAGATCGTGTTGTGCTAGGTGGATTGACTAAAAAAGACCTTCCACGTGGGCATTATCGTACTTTAACAGATCAAGAAATCATCAATTTAAAGATGATATAA
- a CDS encoding carbon-nitrogen hydrolase family protein, which translates to MQHLINVALAQISPVWLDKKATLDKILSTLEEAKKQDAELVVFGEGLLPGYPFWLALTDGATWNKKEVKELHRHYVLNSISIEDGELDAVCAFAKANSIAIYLGIIERPQDRGGHSVYASMVYINQNGSIESVHRKLQPTYDERLTWSPGDGNGLVTHKLKDFTVSGLNCWENWMPLPRAAMYAQGTNLHVACWPGSDHNTKDITRFIAREGRTFVLSVSSMMFKEDFPVDTPHLDLILEKSPNILANGGSCIAGPDGEWIIEPQIGKEEIITATLDFNRVLEERQNFDAVGHYSRPDVTQLHINRERQSTVKITD; encoded by the coding sequence ATGCAACACCTCATCAACGTAGCACTTGCTCAAATCTCTCCAGTATGGCTAGATAAAAAAGCGACATTAGACAAAATACTTTCCACGCTAGAAGAGGCTAAGAAGCAAGATGCAGAATTAGTTGTTTTTGGAGAAGGATTATTGCCAGGTTATCCATTCTGGCTTGCGCTAACTGATGGCGCTACTTGGAATAAAAAAGAGGTGAAAGAACTGCACAGACATTATGTGTTAAATAGCATAAGTATCGAGGACGGCGAGCTGGATGCGGTATGCGCTTTCGCGAAAGCGAACTCCATAGCCATTTATTTAGGTATCATAGAGCGTCCACAAGATCGTGGTGGTCATAGTGTATATGCCAGCATGGTATACATCAACCAAAATGGAAGCATAGAAAGTGTACACCGTAAATTACAACCTACCTATGATGAGCGCTTGACATGGTCACCCGGCGATGGAAATGGTTTGGTGACTCACAAATTAAAAGACTTTACGGTAAGTGGTTTGAATTGCTGGGAAAACTGGATGCCATTACCACGTGCTGCCATGTATGCACAAGGAACTAATCTACATGTAGCCTGCTGGCCAGGAAGTGACCATAACACTAAGGATATTACCAGATTTATAGCTCGTGAAGGACGCACTTTTGTACTGTCTGTTTCAAGTATGATGTTTAAAGAAGACTTCCCAGTAGACACACCGCATCTCGATTTAATCTTAGAAAAATCTCCAAATATTTTAGCAAATGGCGGTAGTTGTATCGCTGGTCCCGATGGCGAATGGATAATCGAACCTCAAATAGGTAAAGAAGAAATCATCACAGCAACGCTAGATTTTAATCGAGTTCTGGAAGAGCGACAAAACTTCGACGCGGTAGGTCATTACTCAAGACCAGATGTGACGCAGTTACATATCAATCGGGAACGACAATCTACTGTAAAGATTACAGATTAA
- a CDS encoding geranylgeranylglycerol-phosphate geranylgeranyltransferase, translating to MNQEQTYTMSTKASIKTLVIKALSLFSTVRLYNIAIIAIAQLLAAVFIIAPELSVKEIVLDYKLWLIILASAAAIAGGYIINNFYDREKDLINRPQKTMLENQVSRSTLWTVYFTVNAVAFILGLIVSWRAGLFFAAYIFAMWLYSHKIKRVLFVGNLTAALLAITPFFVLFMYYRNLYLVVFVHGSFLFLILAMRELIKDLENLRGDLAQNYHTIPVVLGEKASKRFYTLLTLLTIIPITALILYFNIGYMRYYFALIGGALLVCLPLLWSSRRKREYLLIHFILKIVIVGGVLSILLIDLPAIIQRLQNFL from the coding sequence GTGAATCAAGAGCAAACATATACCATGAGTACAAAGGCTAGTATAAAAACGCTAGTCATTAAAGCGTTGAGTCTTTTTTCAACAGTAAGACTTTATAACATCGCTATAATAGCGATAGCGCAATTATTAGCGGCTGTTTTTATTATCGCTCCAGAATTATCTGTTAAGGAGATTGTGCTGGATTATAAGTTGTGGTTGATTATTCTGGCTAGTGCCGCAGCTATAGCAGGTGGCTACATCATTAATAATTTTTATGACCGTGAAAAAGACCTTATTAATAGACCGCAAAAAACCATGCTAGAAAATCAAGTAAGTCGCTCTACCTTATGGACGGTTTATTTTACGGTTAATGCTGTTGCGTTTATCTTGGGTCTCATCGTATCGTGGCGAGCAGGACTCTTTTTTGCCGCTTATATTTTTGCCATGTGGCTCTACTCACATAAAATTAAACGAGTCCTTTTTGTTGGTAATCTTACTGCAGCCCTACTGGCTATTACTCCATTTTTTGTGCTATTCATGTATTACCGTAATTTATATCTAGTAGTATTTGTACATGGTAGTTTCTTATTTCTCATACTTGCGATGCGCGAGCTCATTAAAGATCTCGAAAACTTAAGAGGTGATCTCGCTCAAAATTACCATACCATACCAGTAGTATTAGGAGAAAAAGCAAGCAAGCGTTTTTACACCTTACTAACATTGCTTACTATTATACCTATTACAGCATTGATACTCTATTTTAATATAGGATATATGCGTTATTACTTTGCCTTAATAGGCGGTGCCTTACTAGTATGCTTACCATTGTTATGGAGCTCGCGACGTAAAAGAGAATATCTGTTAATACATTTTATACTTAAAATAGTCATTGTAGGTGGCGTGCTTTCTATATTATTAATTGATTTGCCTGCCATCATCCAACGACTTCAAAATTTCTTGTAA
- a CDS encoding mevalonate kinase family protein: MKGPLFYSKILLFGEYGIIKDSKGLSIPYNFYKGALQISDHPTEEQIKSNGNLSRLTGHIEQLMKEDSDFPKFDVETLKTDVAAGMYFDSSIPQGYGVGSSGALVASIYDKYAIEKITVLENLTREKLLILKDIFGKIESFFHGKSSGLDPLNSYLSLPILINSKEDIEPAGIPSQSTTGKGAVFLLDSGIVGETAPMVNIFMENMKQEGFRSMLKDKFVKYTDMCVEDFLSGDVKGLFGNVKKLSHIVLDNFKPMIPAQFHGLWKKGLDTGDYYLKLCGSGGGGYILGFTEDLEKAQASLKDYKLEVVYNF, encoded by the coding sequence ATGAAAGGACCACTTTTTTATTCAAAGATTTTACTTTTCGGTGAGTATGGGATTATTAAAGATTCAAAAGGTCTTTCTATTCCTTATAATTTCTATAAAGGCGCACTTCAGATAAGTGACCATCCTACCGAAGAACAAATTAAATCAAACGGCAATTTATCTCGTCTTACTGGTCATATTGAGCAGTTGATGAAAGAAGATAGTGATTTCCCAAAATTTGATGTTGAGACTCTAAAAACAGATGTTGCTGCTGGAATGTATTTTGACTCTAGTATACCACAAGGTTATGGTGTAGGAAGTAGCGGTGCTCTTGTGGCATCTATCTATGATAAATATGCGATTGAAAAAATCACGGTTCTTGAGAATTTAACTCGAGAAAAACTGCTGATTTTAAAAGATATATTCGGAAAAATCGAAAGCTTTTTCCATGGGAAGAGTTCGGGTCTTGATCCTTTAAATTCTTATCTGAGCTTACCTATTCTTATTAATAGTAAAGAAGATATTGAGCCAGCTGGTATCCCATCACAATCGACTACTGGAAAAGGCGCTGTCTTTTTACTTGATAGTGGAATTGTAGGAGAAACAGCACCTATGGTAAACATCTTTATGGAAAACATGAAGCAAGAAGGTTTCCGTAGTATGTTGAAAGATAAGTTTGTGAAATACACAGACATGTGCGTTGAGGATTTCTTAAGTGGCGATGTAAAAGGACTTTTTGGTAACGTAAAGAAATTATCACATATCGTACTGGACAACTTTAAACCTATGATACCAGCACAATTCCACGGCTTGTGGAAAAAAGGACTGGATACCGGTGATTACTACTTGAAGCTTTGTGGATCTGGTGGTGGTGGCTACATCTTAGGATTTACAGAAGACCTAGAAAAAGCGCAGGCTTCTTTAAAGGATTACAAACTGGAAGTGGTTTATAATTTTTAA
- a CDS encoding diphosphomevalonate/mevalonate 3,5-bisphosphate decarboxylase family protein, which yields METQFKLEGDFTLIDHLSTKWQAPSNIALVKYWGKYGMQLPANPSISFTLNACRTITTVTAMKGTHGFNISYDGEPKPDFAPKIEAYFKRIADYCPWIANYHFDIDTHNTFPHSSGIASSASSMAAMSVCMMDFESTITGQEMDFHKASFLARLGSGSACRSLKGSAVVWGTHDEVDGSSQYFGIDKSNYLHPVFQDFQDTILLVDKGEKVVSSTVGHELMNGHAFAKARFEQAHENLSTLKKALQEGDLDTFIKITESEALTLHAMMMTSHPYFILMKPKTLSIIEEIWAFRKETGIPVCFTLDAGANVHMLYPHENNEAVQGLINSKLAQYCQNGHYICDQVGTGAKKC from the coding sequence TTGGAAACTCAGTTTAAGTTAGAAGGCGATTTTACTTTAATAGATCATTTATCTACAAAATGGCAAGCGCCATCTAATATTGCGCTTGTAAAATATTGGGGTAAGTACGGCATGCAGTTGCCTGCAAATCCGTCGATAAGTTTTACTTTAAATGCTTGTAGAACCATTACAACCGTAACCGCTATGAAAGGAACTCACGGTTTTAATATTTCTTATGATGGTGAGCCCAAGCCAGATTTTGCTCCTAAAATTGAAGCTTATTTCAAGCGCATTGCTGACTATTGCCCATGGATTGCAAACTATCATTTTGATATTGATACACACAATACGTTTCCGCATAGTTCGGGAATTGCGAGTAGTGCGAGTAGTATGGCGGCGATGTCAGTTTGTATGATGGATTTTGAGAGCACGATTACTGGTCAGGAAATGGATTTTCATAAAGCATCCTTTCTGGCTCGATTGGGATCTGGAAGTGCTTGTCGTAGCTTGAAAGGTAGCGCTGTAGTTTGGGGAACGCATGATGAGGTTGACGGCAGTTCACAATACTTCGGTATTGATAAAAGCAATTATTTACATCCTGTTTTTCAGGATTTTCAGGACACGATTTTACTGGTAGATAAAGGTGAAAAAGTGGTAAGTTCTACCGTAGGACACGAGTTGATGAATGGACACGCTTTCGCGAAAGCGAGATTTGAACAAGCCCATGAGAACCTTTCCACACTTAAAAAAGCATTGCAGGAAGGTGACCTTGATACTTTTATAAAAATTACAGAAAGTGAAGCGCTCACATTACATGCTATGATGATGACCTCGCATCCCTATTTTATATTAATGAAACCCAAAACACTGTCGATTATCGAGGAAATATGGGCATTCAGAAAAGAAACTGGCATACCTGTATGCTTTACACTAGATGCTGGTGCTAACGTGCACATGCTTTATCCACATGAAAATAATGAAGCTGTGCAAGGATTGATTAACAGCAAATTAGCGCAATATTGTCAAAATGGTCACTATATTTGTGATCAAGTAGGCACAGGTGCAAAAAAGTGCTAA
- a CDS encoding M24 family metallopeptidase produces MNDVLKNLIAAETKAAQLFQEIENRNIIAAGKTEKEVNTAVFKLADELFGIKKYWHKRIVRAGANTLHPYDENPPDLMIQENDIVFLDFGPILEEWEADYGRTYVIGTDPLKIKLKKDIETAWQECRDYYFSQTDLTGAAFYDYCVQKATEYGWEFGGPIAGHLIGHFPHENLESENKLNYIHPENDKNLFAPDGNGNKREWILEIHFVDRAREIGGFFEQLLV; encoded by the coding sequence ATGAACGACGTTTTAAAAAACCTCATCGCTGCCGAAACTAAAGCAGCACAACTGTTTCAAGAAATAGAAAACAGAAATATCATCGCAGCTGGTAAAACAGAAAAAGAGGTCAACACCGCAGTCTTTAAACTTGCCGATGAGCTTTTCGGGATTAAAAAATACTGGCACAAACGCATTGTAAGAGCTGGAGCAAACACCTTGCATCCTTATGATGAGAATCCGCCAGACTTGATGATTCAAGAGAACGATATCGTGTTTCTAGACTTCGGTCCGATACTGGAAGAATGGGAAGCAGACTATGGACGTACTTATGTGATAGGAACCGATCCACTGAAAATAAAATTAAAAAAAGACATAGAAACCGCCTGGCAAGAATGTAGAGATTACTACTTCTCACAAACTGATCTAACCGGTGCGGCTTTTTATGATTATTGCGTTCAAAAAGCGACGGAATATGGCTGGGAATTTGGTGGTCCTATCGCCGGGCATTTAATCGGTCATTTCCCGCATGAGAATCTAGAAAGCGAAAACAAACTGAACTACATCCATCCCGAGAATGACAAAAATCTTTTTGCACCCGATGGAAACGGAAATAAAAGAGAATGGATTCTAGAAATTCACTTTGTAGATAGAGCTAGAGAAATTGGTGGATTTTTTGAGCAATTGTTGGTTTAG
- a CDS encoding UDP-N-acetylmuramate--L-alanine ligase, which produces MRVHFIAIGGSAMHNLALALHHKGYQVTGSDDTIFEPSKSRLDKYGLLPEQMGWNSENINADLDAVILGMHAKADNPELLKAQELGLKIYSYPEYLYEQSKNKTRVVIGGSHGKTTITSMILHVMHYHDREVDYMVGAQLEGFETMVHLTDDNEFMILEGDEYLSSPIDRRPKFHLYQPNIALISGIAWDHINVFPTWENYLSQFSEFVECMRDGSILVYNEDDEAVKTIAEAATKPTRKHAYSIPAHSIINGTTYLETPEGDMPIEIFGKHNLSNLAGAKWICQHMGIDEDDFYEAIASFKGASKRLEKITENENCVIYKDFAHSPSKVQATTRAVHNQYSERKLIACLELHTYSSLNPEFLVQYKNTLDAADVAVVFYSPHAVEIKKLEPISEQQIFESFDRDDLIVKTDPTDFKKWLFSQDFNNTAVLMMSSGNYGGLDFEELKNVI; this is translated from the coding sequence ATGCGCGTACATTTTATCGCAATAGGCGGCAGTGCCATGCACAATCTCGCTCTTGCGTTACATCATAAAGGTTACCAGGTTACTGGTAGTGACGATACCATTTTTGAACCTAGTAAATCCAGATTGGACAAATATGGCTTACTACCGGAACAAATGGGATGGAATTCAGAGAACATTAATGCTGACCTAGATGCGGTCATTTTAGGCATGCATGCAAAAGCTGATAATCCTGAGTTATTGAAGGCTCAAGAACTAGGTTTAAAAATATATAGCTATCCAGAGTATTTATATGAGCAGTCTAAAAATAAAACACGTGTTGTTATAGGTGGTTCTCATGGAAAAACAACGATTACTTCTATGATACTGCACGTGATGCATTATCACGATCGTGAGGTAGATTATATGGTAGGCGCACAATTAGAAGGTTTTGAAACCATGGTGCATCTTACTGATGATAATGAATTTATGATTCTAGAAGGTGATGAGTATTTATCAAGTCCTATAGATCGCAGACCTAAATTCCATTTATACCAGCCTAATATTGCTCTGATCTCTGGAATTGCGTGGGATCACATTAATGTATTTCCAACTTGGGAAAATTACTTAAGTCAATTTTCAGAGTTTGTAGAATGTATGCGAGATGGAAGTATCCTTGTTTACAACGAGGACGATGAAGCCGTAAAAACGATTGCCGAGGCAGCGACCAAACCTACTCGTAAACACGCCTACTCTATTCCTGCTCATTCCATCATTAATGGAACGACTTACCTAGAAACTCCAGAAGGTGATATGCCTATTGAAATTTTTGGGAAACATAATCTTTCTAATCTCGCTGGTGCAAAATGGATATGTCAGCATATGGGTATCGATGAAGATGATTTTTATGAAGCTATCGCTTCTTTTAAAGGCGCTTCTAAACGATTAGAAAAAATTACGGAAAATGAAAACTGTGTTATCTATAAAGACTTTGCACATTCACCTAGCAAGGTGCAAGCAACCACCAGAGCGGTTCATAATCAATATTCAGAACGCAAGCTTATCGCGTGCCTAGAACTACATACGTATTCTAGTTTAAATCCAGAGTTTCTTGTTCAGTATAAAAACACACTCGATGCAGCCGATGTGGCCGTGGTTTTTTATAGTCCGCATGCGGTGGAGATTAAGAAACTAGAACCTATTAGTGAGCAACAAATTTTTGAGTCTTTTGATAGAGATGACCTCATTGTAAAAACAGATCCAACCGACTTTAAAAAATGGTTATTCAGTCAGGATTTTAATAATACAGCGGTTTTAATGATGAGCAGTGGAAATTATGGTGGATTGGACTTTGAGGAATTAAAAAATGTGATATAA
- a CDS encoding tetratricopeptide repeat protein: MKKIVFIILLLCSAMGWSQDAFAKAESLFNSEQYEAAKPIYKSLLQDNKKDPIILRRLGDIESHAQRYKKAFPYYKRLLDLDSTNADYHFLYGGTLGLHAKESSKLEALGYLDDIKFHLKKAANLDANHVEARWALVQLYCELPGIVGGSLRTSRKYADELLKISPVDGHLAQGYIEEYDKEYRAAEKCYKKAIEIGGSLTTYKKLASLYEKKTKEYLKALITLQDAYAAHKESSLLDEISRLKKDHDLVGD; the protein is encoded by the coding sequence ATGAAAAAAATAGTTTTTATCATCTTACTGTTATGCAGTGCAATGGGTTGGAGTCAGGACGCTTTCGCGAAAGCGGAATCATTATTCAACTCTGAGCAATATGAAGCAGCAAAGCCCATATATAAATCTTTACTGCAAGACAACAAAAAAGACCCTATAATATTGCGCAGACTAGGCGATATTGAATCACATGCTCAACGTTATAAAAAAGCCTTTCCATACTATAAAAGATTATTAGATCTAGATAGTACTAATGCAGATTACCACTTTCTATATGGTGGCACTTTAGGCCTACACGCTAAAGAAAGCTCAAAACTTGAGGCGTTGGGTTACCTGGACGATATTAAATTTCATCTTAAAAAAGCAGCTAATTTAGATGCTAATCATGTAGAGGCTAGATGGGCACTGGTGCAATTATATTGTGAGTTACCAGGAATTGTAGGTGGATCATTAAGAACAAGTCGCAAATATGCAGATGAGCTTTTAAAAATATCTCCTGTGGATGGCCATCTGGCACAAGGCTATATTGAAGAGTATGATAAAGAATATCGTGCGGCAGAGAAATGCTATAAAAAAGCCATAGAAATAGGCGGTTCTCTTACCACTTATAAAAAACTGGCTTCACTTTATGAGAAAAAGACTAAAGAGTATCTCAAAGCTTTGATCACATTACAGGATGCCTATGCAGCTCACAAAGAATCCAGTTTGTTAGACGAAATCTCTAGACTTAAGAAAGATCATGATCTAGTAGGTGATTAA